In the genome of Rhodoplanes sp. Z2-YC6860, one region contains:
- a CDS encoding cold-shock protein: protein MPTGTVKWFNPTKGYGFIQPDGGGKDVFVHISAVERAGLSTLNEGAKVSYEITSNRGKESADNLKVR from the coding sequence GTGCCTACAGGGACAGTGAAGTGGTTCAACCCGACGAAGGGCTACGGATTTATCCAGCCGGACGGCGGCGGCAAGGACGTGTTTGTGCACATTTCGGCTGTCGAGCGCGCAGGGCTCAGCACACTCAACGAAGGTGCCAAAGTTTCTTACGAAATCACCTCTAACCGAGGCAAGGAATCGGCGGACAATTTGAAAGTAAGATAG
- a CDS encoding BON domain-containing protein — MSDLQLRQNVLDELEFDPTIDAAHIGVTADAGVITLTGYVKNYPEKTSAVEAAQRVRGVLAVADEIEVRYPANKKSADDEIAKRAVDILEWDVSVPSGSVDVTIRDGWITLGGQVEWYLQKKAAENAVRKLSGVRGVTNDIAIQPKLKADNIKKLIEDALERHAHVEAAAIRVSVRDKGVVLLEGTVENWSERQAVENAAWSAPGVRSVEDRLRIS; from the coding sequence ATGAGCGATCTTCAACTCCGACAAAATGTGCTGGATGAGCTTGAGTTCGACCCGACCATAGACGCTGCGCATATTGGCGTCACGGCGGACGCTGGGGTCATTACTCTGACCGGGTACGTCAAAAACTATCCGGAGAAAACAAGCGCCGTGGAGGCTGCACAACGCGTTAGAGGAGTTCTGGCGGTCGCCGATGAGATCGAAGTGCGATATCCAGCCAACAAGAAATCGGCAGACGACGAGATTGCCAAGCGTGCAGTAGACATACTCGAATGGGATGTTTCGGTTCCCAGCGGTTCCGTTGACGTTACTATTCGCGATGGCTGGATCACACTCGGCGGCCAAGTCGAGTGGTATCTTCAAAAGAAGGCCGCCGAGAATGCCGTACGCAAACTGTCTGGCGTTCGCGGTGTGACCAACGATATTGCAATCCAGCCGAAGTTAAAGGCGGATAACATCAAAAAGCTTATCGAAGACGCGCTAGAACGGCATGCCCATGTCGAGGCAGCTGCAATCCGCGTCAGCGTTCGCGATAAGGGTGTCGTTCTGCTTGAGGGCACGGTCGAGAATTGGAGCGAGCGGCAAGCAGTCGAGAACGCGGCTTGGTCTGCGCCCGGCGTGAGATCAGTTGAGGATCGTCTGCGAATTTCCTGA
- a CDS encoding Bug family tripartite tricarboxylate transporter substrate binding protein, producing MSILRKTTRGGVARNILSGSISLAACLLGWTTLMSTAQAQSADRYPERPVRLVVPFAAGGATDVLARLISHKLSTALGQQIVVENRPGVNGNLGTDAVAKSAPDGYVLVLVADGTVAINPSLYSKLPYNPEKDLVPISRVALLSLILVAHPSLKADSLQELIALGKAPSSNLYFSSAGPGSTGHLAGELLKSRTGMHMTHVAYKGGGQAVNDVVSGQVPLLVTGLSTAGPFISGKQLKAIAVTAGKRSAGAPTVPTIAESGVEGFDVASWYAVMAPAGTPQTIVEKLHREIVKALQDPELKATMQTIGAEPIGDTPAEFAEVLHEDLARWKRVVHEANIKFE from the coding sequence ATGAGCATTCTTCGCAAGACCACGCGCGGCGGCGTGGCCCGAAACATTTTGAGCGGTTCGATTAGTTTAGCAGCATGCTTGCTGGGCTGGACGACATTAATGTCAACCGCGCAGGCACAAAGTGCCGACAGATATCCCGAGCGTCCGGTCCGGCTGGTTGTTCCATTCGCAGCGGGCGGCGCCACCGACGTCCTGGCGCGGCTCATCAGCCACAAACTCTCGACGGCGCTGGGCCAGCAGATCGTGGTGGAGAACCGCCCTGGCGTGAATGGCAATCTTGGTACCGATGCGGTCGCGAAAAGCGCACCAGACGGCTACGTGCTCGTTTTGGTGGCTGACGGCACGGTAGCGATCAACCCGAGCCTCTATTCGAAGCTACCTTACAATCCGGAAAAGGATCTGGTTCCGATTTCGCGCGTCGCGTTGCTTTCGCTAATCCTCGTCGCGCATCCCTCGCTCAAGGCTGATTCCCTTCAGGAGCTGATCGCGCTCGGTAAGGCCCCCTCTTCCAACCTGTACTTCTCCTCTGCCGGGCCGGGCAGCACTGGGCACTTGGCCGGTGAGCTATTGAAGAGCCGTACCGGAATGCACATGACGCATGTCGCCTATAAAGGCGGCGGACAGGCGGTCAACGACGTGGTTTCCGGCCAGGTCCCGCTGCTGGTGACCGGGCTCTCCACCGCGGGCCCCTTCATCAGTGGGAAGCAGCTCAAGGCAATCGCTGTCACGGCTGGAAAACGGTCCGCCGGCGCCCCCACCGTACCGACCATCGCGGAAAGCGGCGTCGAGGGCTTCGACGTTGCATCCTGGTACGCCGTCATGGCTCCTGCCGGCACACCTCAAACAATCGTCGAGAAGCTTCATCGTGAGATCGTCAAGGCGCTGCAGGATCCTGAACTGAAAGCCACAATGCAAACGATAGGCGCCGAGCCGATTGGTGACACTCCGGCGGAGTTTGCCGAGGTGCTGCACGAGGATCTGGCCCGGTGGAAGCGCGTCGTGCACGAGGCCAACATCAAGTTCGAGTAG
- a CDS encoding ABC-F family ATP-binding cassette domain-containing protein has protein sequence MIRLDNISKQNGHQLLFIEASAALNKGEKTGLVGPNGSGKTTLFRMITGQEQPDEGQVAVDRGVTIGYFSQDVGEMSGRSAVAEVMDGAGPVSSVAAELKELEAAMADPDRADEMDDIIVRYGEVQGRFEELGGYALEGRAREVLAGLSFSQEMMDGDVGALSGGWKMRVALARILLMRPDVMLLDEPSNHLDLESLIWLEQFLKDYDGALLMTSHDREFMNRIVTKVVEIDGGTLTAYSGNYEFYEQQRALNEKQQQAQFERQQAMLAKEIKFIERFKARASHAAQVQSRVKKLEKIERVEPPRRRQTVQFEFPPAPRSGEDVVSLKRVHKRYGSKTIYDGFDLVVRRRERWCVMGVNGAGKSTLLKLVAGTTEPDDGAVAVGGSVKMGYFAQHAMDLLDGDSTVFEWLEDSFPQAGQGSLRALAGAFGFSGDDVEKRCRVLSGGEKARLVMAKMLYDPPNFLVLDEPTNHLDMATKEMLITALADYEGTMLFVSHDRHFLAALSNRVLELTPEGVHQFGGGYTQYVERTGHEAPGLRS, from the coding sequence ATGATCCGTCTCGACAACATCAGCAAGCAGAACGGCCACCAGCTCCTCTTCATCGAGGCTTCGGCGGCGCTCAACAAAGGCGAGAAGACCGGCCTGGTCGGCCCGAACGGCTCCGGTAAGACCACGCTGTTCCGCATGATCACCGGCCAGGAGCAGCCCGACGAGGGCCAGGTCGCGGTCGATCGCGGCGTCACCATCGGCTATTTCAGCCAGGACGTCGGCGAAATGTCCGGGCGCAGCGCCGTGGCCGAGGTGATGGACGGCGCGGGCCCCGTGAGCAGCGTCGCAGCCGAGCTCAAGGAGCTCGAAGCCGCCATGGCCGATCCGGACCGCGCCGACGAGATGGACGACATCATCGTGCGCTACGGCGAGGTGCAGGGCCGCTTCGAGGAGCTTGGCGGCTATGCGCTGGAAGGCCGCGCCCGCGAGGTGCTGGCGGGATTGAGCTTCAGCCAGGAGATGATGGACGGCGATGTCGGCGCGCTGTCGGGCGGCTGGAAGATGCGCGTGGCGCTGGCGCGCATTCTCCTGATGCGGCCGGACGTGATGCTGCTCGACGAGCCGAGCAACCATCTCGATCTCGAAAGCCTGATCTGGCTGGAGCAGTTCCTCAAGGACTACGACGGCGCACTGCTGATGACCTCGCACGACCGCGAGTTCATGAACCGCATCGTCACCAAGGTGGTGGAGATCGACGGCGGCACCCTCACGGCCTATTCGGGGAACTACGAATTCTACGAACAACAACGTGCCTTGAACGAAAAGCAGCAGCAGGCGCAGTTCGAACGCCAGCAGGCCATGCTCGCGAAAGAGATCAAGTTCATCGAGCGCTTCAAGGCGCGGGCGTCGCATGCCGCGCAGGTGCAGAGCCGGGTCAAGAAGCTCGAGAAGATCGAGCGGGTCGAGCCACCGCGGCGGCGCCAGACCGTGCAGTTCGAGTTCCCGCCGGCGCCGCGTTCGGGCGAGGACGTGGTCAGCCTGAAGCGGGTGCACAAGCGCTACGGCAGCAAGACCATCTATGACGGCTTCGACCTGGTGGTGCGCCGCCGCGAGCGCTGGTGCGTGATGGGGGTCAACGGCGCCGGCAAGTCGACGCTCCTGAAGCTCGTCGCCGGCACCACCGAGCCCGATGACGGAGCCGTGGCGGTCGGTGGCAGCGTCAAGATGGGCTACTTCGCCCAGCACGCCATGGACCTGCTCGACGGCGACAGCACAGTGTTCGAATGGCTGGAGGACTCGTTTCCGCAGGCCGGCCAGGGCTCGCTGCGCGCGCTCGCCGGCGCTTTCGGTTTCTCGGGCGACGACGTCGAAAAGCGCTGCCGCGTGCTTTCCGGCGGCGAGAAAGCACGGCTGGTGATGGCCAAGATGCTCTACGATCCGCCGAATTTCCTGGTGCTGGACGAGCCGACCAACCACCTCGACATGGCGACAAAAGAGATGCTGATCACCGCGCTCGCGGACTACGAGGGCACCATGCTGTTCGTGTCCCACGACCGGCATTTCCTGGCGGCGCTGTCAAATCGCGTGCTGGAGCTGACGCCCGAAGGCGTGCATCAGTTCGGCGGCGGCTACACGCAATATGTCGAGCGCACCGGCCACGAGGCGCCGGGCTTGAGGAGCTGA
- a CDS encoding acyl-CoA desaturase, producing the protein MQLKLSAVNWRNTLFFLFIHLIALLAFVPWFFSWAGVALCAVGIVLFGTVGLSIGYHRLFTHRGFTCPRWLERTIAILGCCCGEEAPAFWVAVHRRHHHHSDDDHDPHSPVSGFFWAHVGWLLAKDPELNRYTVIDRYARDLRRDPFHALLIQHDTWIVFFFLSWALFFLSGLSAGLLLGWSWESAIQLGWSLLIWGGALRTVVVWHQTWFVNSAAHIWGYRNYETKDSSRNNIWAGIFCNGDGWHNNHHADPNSAMHGHKWWEIDLSWTIIRSLMIVGLARDVVLPSSTSVREIASVEKV; encoded by the coding sequence GTGCAGTTGAAGTTGTCGGCCGTGAACTGGCGGAATACGCTGTTCTTTCTTTTCATCCATTTGATCGCGCTGCTGGCTTTTGTTCCATGGTTCTTCAGCTGGGCCGGTGTCGCGCTGTGCGCGGTCGGAATCGTCCTTTTTGGAACCGTGGGCCTGAGCATCGGCTATCATCGGCTGTTCACCCATCGGGGCTTCACGTGCCCGCGTTGGCTCGAGCGCACCATCGCGATCCTGGGCTGCTGCTGCGGAGAGGAAGCACCTGCCTTCTGGGTCGCAGTGCACCGCCGGCATCATCACCATTCCGACGATGACCACGACCCGCACAGCCCGGTGAGCGGATTCTTCTGGGCGCACGTCGGCTGGCTTCTGGCGAAGGATCCGGAACTCAACCGGTACACGGTGATCGATCGCTACGCCCGGGATCTCAGGCGCGATCCGTTTCATGCGTTGCTGATCCAGCACGACACCTGGATCGTATTTTTCTTTCTGTCATGGGCGCTGTTCTTCTTGTCGGGCCTGAGCGCCGGCCTCCTGCTGGGATGGAGTTGGGAAAGCGCGATCCAGCTTGGATGGAGTCTGCTGATCTGGGGCGGCGCCCTGCGCACCGTGGTCGTCTGGCACCAGACCTGGTTCGTGAACTCCGCCGCGCATATCTGGGGCTATCGGAACTACGAGACCAAGGATTCCAGCCGAAACAACATCTGGGCTGGAATTTTCTGTAACGGCGACGGCTGGCACAACAATCACCATGCCGACCCGAACTCCGCGATGCACGGCCACAAGTGGTGGGAAATCGATTTGTCCTGGACGATCATCCGATCGTTGATGATCGTAGGCCTCGCCCGGGATGTCGTGTTGCCGTCATCGACGTCGGTTCGCGAGATCGCCTCGGTCGAAAAGGTTTGA
- a CDS encoding glutamine synthetase family protein, whose amino-acid sequence MAQRKSKPALGFVDRHDLWTAEQRRAAAAVERTIAREKLEIVRFAFCDQHGVLRGKTLVASEAASAMRAGVAMTSTLLAKDTSHRTVFKVFTAGGGMGVDEMSGAGNFTMVADPATFRVLPWANKTGWVLCDNYFTNGKPVPFCTRARYRDALGRLAKQGFGFFAGLEVEFQLVKIIDPKLSPDTLTWQPEAPVVEHTTHGFQYLTENRFDQVDPILEILRKTMQALGMPLRSLEVELGPSQYEFTFAPLPGLEAADTMVLFRSALKQVARRHGYLASLMCRPGLPHSFANGWHLHQSLLDAKSNKNLFVSHDKTELLSPLGHHYLAGLIAHARAAAAFATPTINGYKRYHGVNSMAPIQAIWANDNRGVMVRVLGAPGDPSTHLENRIGEPLANPYLYMASQIHAGLDGVARKLTPGPSADAPYEIKAEPLPKSLAEAVAALKDSACFRAGFGDAFVDYYARLKEAEIARCDAETSGQSANASEVTGWEQKEYFDLA is encoded by the coding sequence ATGGCTCAGCGCAAATCCAAACCGGCTCTGGGCTTCGTCGACCGGCACGATCTCTGGACCGCCGAGCAGCGTCGCGCGGCGGCCGCTGTCGAGCGCACCATCGCGCGCGAGAAGCTCGAAATCGTCCGCTTCGCGTTCTGCGATCAGCACGGCGTGCTGCGCGGCAAGACTCTCGTTGCGTCGGAAGCCGCGAGTGCGATGCGCGCGGGCGTCGCGATGACATCGACGCTACTCGCGAAAGACACCTCGCACCGCACGGTGTTCAAGGTGTTCACAGCCGGCGGTGGCATGGGTGTCGACGAGATGTCGGGCGCCGGCAACTTCACCATGGTGGCCGATCCGGCAACGTTCCGCGTGCTGCCCTGGGCCAACAAGACCGGCTGGGTGCTGTGCGACAACTATTTCACCAACGGCAAGCCGGTGCCGTTCTGCACCCGCGCGCGCTACCGCGACGCGCTGGGCAGGCTCGCCAAGCAGGGCTTCGGCTTTTTCGCAGGCCTCGAAGTCGAATTTCAGCTCGTCAAAATCATCGACCCGAAGCTGTCGCCCGACACACTGACCTGGCAGCCCGAAGCGCCCGTGGTCGAGCACACCACCCATGGCTTTCAATATCTCACCGAGAATCGCTTCGATCAGGTCGATCCGATTCTCGAAATCCTGCGCAAGACGATGCAAGCGCTCGGCATGCCGCTGCGTTCGCTCGAAGTCGAGCTTGGGCCGAGCCAATACGAATTCACCTTCGCGCCGCTGCCCGGTCTTGAAGCCGCCGACACCATGGTGCTGTTCCGCAGCGCGCTAAAGCAGGTGGCACGGCGGCACGGCTATCTCGCGAGCCTGATGTGCCGTCCCGGCTTGCCGCATTCCTTCGCCAACGGCTGGCATCTGCACCAGTCATTGCTCGATGCGAAGTCGAACAAGAATCTGTTCGTGTCGCATGACAAGACCGAACTGCTGTCGCCGCTCGGCCATCATTATCTCGCGGGTCTGATTGCGCACGCGCGCGCCGCCGCAGCGTTCGCGACGCCGACCATCAACGGCTACAAGCGCTATCACGGCGTCAACTCGATGGCGCCGATCCAGGCGATCTGGGCCAACGACAATCGCGGCGTGATGGTGCGCGTGCTCGGCGCGCCCGGCGATCCGTCGACGCATCTGGAGAACCGGATCGGCGAGCCGCTTGCCAATCCGTATCTCTATATGGCGTCGCAGATTCACGCGGGCCTCGATGGTGTTGCGAGAAAGCTCACGCCCGGCCCTTCAGCCGACGCGCCTTACGAGATCAAGGCCGAGCCGTTGCCGAAGTCGCTCGCCGAGGCGGTTGCGGCGCTGAAGGACAGCGCGTGTTTTCGCGCGGGCTTTGGCGATGCGTTTGTCGATTACTACGCGCGCCTCAAGGAAGCCGAGATCGCGCGCTGCGACGCCGAGACCTCCGGCCAGTCCGCCAACGCCAGCGAGGTGACCGGTTGGGAGCAAAAGGAATATTTCGATCTGGCTTGA
- a CDS encoding aromatic ring-hydroxylating dioxygenase subunit alpha, with amino-acid sequence MLSQEQNDLITRVGPGTSAGGLLRRYWQPVALVDELSGTNRPIKPVKLLGENLVLFRDEKGRYGLVERGCPHRGTDLAYGRLEGGGLRCAFHGWLFDITGKCLETPAEPDGSNLCANIKQKAYPVVERSGILFAYMGPGEPPEFPHFDCFVAPDSHTFAFKGQIECNWLQSLEVGIDPAHTSFLHRFFHDEDPKEGYGKLFRDTSIDSDMPMTKIMREFPRPTIEVEQTDYGFRVITLRQISDRSAHVRVTNLMFPNAFIIPMSREMTITQWHVPSDDNKHYWYAIFTSFGAPVNKDEMRRQRLALYELPDYVPRKNKSNDYGFDPHEQEHETYTGMGADINVHDQWACESMGAIQDRTKEHLGQSDKAITAYRRLLRQAIEDTKNGGKPLMVLDPASAPKLTGPAAIDGIGPADDWQGYWQKTDLSKRKAASWANGN; translated from the coding sequence ATGCTCAGCCAGGAACAGAACGATCTCATCACCCGCGTCGGTCCCGGCACCTCGGCCGGAGGGCTTCTGCGCCGCTACTGGCAACCGGTGGCGCTGGTCGATGAACTCAGCGGCACCAACCGTCCGATCAAGCCCGTGAAGCTTCTCGGCGAGAACCTGGTGCTGTTCCGTGACGAAAAGGGCCGTTACGGCCTCGTCGAGCGCGGCTGCCCTCATCGCGGCACAGACCTCGCCTACGGCCGCCTGGAGGGCGGCGGACTGCGCTGCGCCTTCCACGGCTGGCTGTTCGACATCACCGGCAAGTGCCTCGAAACCCCGGCCGAGCCGGACGGCTCGAACCTCTGCGCCAATATCAAGCAGAAGGCCTACCCGGTGGTGGAGCGGAGCGGCATCCTGTTCGCCTATATGGGTCCGGGAGAGCCGCCCGAGTTTCCGCATTTCGACTGCTTCGTCGCGCCGGACAGCCACACCTTCGCTTTCAAAGGCCAGATCGAATGCAACTGGCTGCAATCCCTCGAAGTCGGCATCGACCCGGCGCACACCTCGTTCCTGCATCGCTTCTTCCACGACGAGGATCCGAAGGAGGGTTACGGAAAGCTGTTCCGCGACACCTCGATCGACTCCGACATGCCGATGACCAAGATCATGCGCGAGTTTCCGCGCCCGACGATCGAAGTCGAGCAGACCGACTACGGCTTCCGCGTCATCACGCTGCGCCAGATCAGCGATCGCAGCGCGCATGTGCGCGTCACCAACCTGATGTTCCCGAATGCATTCATCATCCCGATGAGCCGGGAAATGACGATCACGCAGTGGCACGTTCCGAGCGACGACAACAAGCACTACTGGTACGCAATCTTCACGAGCTTCGGCGCGCCGGTGAACAAGGACGAGATGCGCCGCCAGCGCCTCGCGCTCTACGAACTGCCAGATTACGTTCCGCGCAAGAACAAGAGCAACGACTACGGTTTCGATCCGCACGAGCAGGAGCACGAGACCTACACGGGCATGGGCGCCGACATCAACGTGCACGACCAGTGGGCTTGCGAGTCGATGGGCGCGATCCAGGATCGCACCAAGGAGCATCTCGGCCAGTCCGATAAGGCGATCACGGCCTACCGGCGCCTCCTCCGTCAGGCGATCGAGGACACCAAGAACGGCGGCAAGCCGCTGATGGTGCTCGATCCGGCGAGCGCGCCGAAGCTCACCGGTCCTGCCGCGATCGACGGCATCGGTCCGGCCGACGACTGGCAGGGCTACTGGCAGAAGACCGATCTCAGCAAGCGCAAAGCCGCAAGCTGGGCTAACGGAAACTAG
- a CDS encoding IclR family transcriptional regulator domain-containing protein, whose translation MPRVKRSEAEQDIVNSAGPEFLEALARGLRVLEAFGRDRRQLTLSDAARAVDLPRASVRRTLHTLVQLGYAETDGRMFRLTPRVLTLAGSYLLSNPLSEILQPAVEKISAEVKDVCSTAVLDGDDVVMIAHASPKRLMEVSAQIGFRIPAHASSLGRVILAALDDRALDKHLAGIKPTKLTPTTVTDKSEIRKAILKSRNDGYSLVDQEVELGFRSISVPLRRLDGKVVAALNIGIHTERGTPSMMLKTFLPVLTEASNRLQRQLI comes from the coding sequence ATGCCGCGCGTCAAACGATCGGAAGCCGAGCAGGATATCGTCAACTCCGCGGGGCCGGAGTTTCTCGAAGCGCTGGCGCGGGGCTTGCGCGTGCTCGAAGCGTTCGGCCGCGACCGGCGACAGCTCACCTTGAGCGACGCCGCGCGTGCGGTCGATCTGCCCCGCGCCTCGGTGCGGCGCACGCTGCACACGCTGGTGCAGCTTGGCTACGCCGAGACCGACGGCCGCATGTTCCGCCTGACGCCGCGCGTGCTGACGCTCGCCGGCAGCTATCTGCTGTCGAATCCGCTCTCGGAGATCCTCCAGCCCGCAGTCGAAAAGATCAGCGCCGAGGTCAAGGACGTGTGCTCGACCGCAGTGCTCGACGGCGACGACGTCGTGATGATCGCCCACGCCTCACCGAAACGCCTGATGGAGGTGAGCGCGCAGATCGGTTTCCGGATTCCGGCGCACGCGAGTTCGCTCGGCCGCGTGATCCTGGCCGCGCTCGATGACCGCGCCCTGGACAAGCATCTCGCGGGCATCAAGCCCACCAAGCTCACGCCGACGACCGTCACCGACAAAAGCGAAATCCGCAAGGCGATCCTGAAGTCCCGCAACGACGGCTATTCGCTGGTCGATCAGGAGGTCGAACTGGGCTTCCGCTCGATCTCGGTGCCGCTGCGACGGCTCGACGGCAAGGTGGTGGCCGCGCTGAACATCGGCATCCACACCGAACGCGGCACGCCGTCGATGATGCTGAAGACGTTTCTGCCGGTGCTGACCGAGGCGTCGAATCGCCTGCAGCGGCAGTTGATTTGA
- a CDS encoding helix-turn-helix domain-containing protein, whose product MRATAGDRKTASNPAGVLLRQWRDVRGKTQLDLSFDAGVSQKHISFVESGRSVPSRQMLLDLAQALEIPLRERNALLVAAGYAPLYSDQGLDAPVMKSITSALQRMLRQHEPFPAIVMDRHWNVLMTNEAAPRLFNCFIDMAARPSPRNLLHVMFDPVGMRPFIANWSETARGLLARVYREALGHVMDEKTNALLAELSQYSGVKPEWRTPSPNDVMPMIPLTFVKDGERLNYFSMITTVGTPQTVTAEELRLECMFPADDATEAGHGRFILAHAARRSVHH is encoded by the coding sequence ATGAGAGCCACGGCCGGCGATCGCAAAACAGCCTCGAACCCAGCGGGTGTTCTTCTGCGTCAATGGCGGGATGTGCGCGGCAAGACACAACTGGATCTGTCGTTTGACGCGGGCGTCTCGCAGAAGCATATCAGCTTTGTCGAAAGCGGCCGCAGCGTTCCGAGCCGCCAGATGCTGCTCGACCTTGCGCAGGCCCTCGAAATCCCGCTTCGCGAAAGAAATGCACTGCTCGTGGCCGCAGGCTACGCGCCACTCTATTCCGATCAAGGTCTCGATGCGCCCGTCATGAAAAGCATTACCAGCGCGTTGCAACGGATGCTGCGTCAGCACGAGCCATTTCCGGCAATCGTCATGGACCGGCATTGGAACGTGTTGATGACAAACGAAGCGGCCCCGCGGTTGTTCAATTGCTTCATCGATATGGCGGCACGGCCGAGCCCGCGGAATCTGCTGCACGTCATGTTCGATCCGGTCGGAATGCGTCCCTTCATCGCGAATTGGTCGGAGACGGCGCGCGGATTGCTGGCGCGCGTGTATCGGGAAGCGCTCGGCCACGTCATGGATGAAAAAACGAACGCGCTTCTTGCAGAGCTGTCGCAGTACTCCGGCGTGAAGCCGGAATGGCGCACGCCATCGCCAAACGACGTCATGCCGATGATTCCGCTGACCTTCGTGAAAGACGGCGAGAGGTTGAACTACTTCTCGATGATCACAACGGTGGGAACTCCGCAGACGGTCACCGCGGAAGAGCTGCGGCTCGAATGCATGTTCCCCGCTGATGATGCGACCGAAGCGGGACATGGCCGCTTCATCCTGGCTCATGCCGCCCGCCGATCCGTGCACCACTGA
- a CDS encoding nuclear transport factor 2 family protein: protein MQVTFTKKEPPRWLLDMWKDIDDKTFGKGFDCFTEDAVCNLGVADWRGREAIRANLKAFIDTGFTALHHVTEYWDAGFLKVFRGVVDMTPDDQSAPTVHPAMTHFFYMDEKDQTKVRQWVGAVGPVSFG, encoded by the coding sequence ATGCAGGTCACGTTCACGAAGAAGGAACCGCCGCGGTGGCTCCTCGACATGTGGAAGGACATCGACGACAAAACCTTCGGGAAGGGGTTCGACTGCTTCACGGAGGATGCCGTCTGCAATCTCGGCGTTGCAGATTGGAGGGGTCGCGAAGCGATCCGCGCCAACCTTAAGGCGTTCATCGACACCGGGTTTACGGCGCTGCATCACGTCACCGAATATTGGGATGCGGGCTTTCTGAAAGTGTTCCGCGGTGTCGTGGACATGACACCCGACGATCAATCGGCTCCGACGGTTCATCCCGCGATGACCCATTTCTTCTACATGGATGAAAAGGACCAGACAAAGGTCCGCCAGTGGGTGGGCGCCGTGGGACCGGTGTCTTTCGGCTAA
- a CDS encoding alpha/beta fold hydrolase has protein sequence MPTATTKDGVKLYYEEAGRGSPILFCHEFAGDYRNWEPQMRFLSRRHRCITYSARGYKPSDVPKDSMDYSYKHWSADAIAVLDHLKIDKAHVVGLSMGGYTVIQIGLDYPQRALSLVAAGAGSGSERAQTEEFRRHSKMLADEFIAKGSPEVVKTYGLSPARIPFEVKDPRGFAEFNRMFSEHDSLGSGNTMRGFQAERPSIYDFEDRIRKITVPMLIVVGDEDEPCLEPSFLLKQWVPTSGLLVMPKTGHVVNQEEPALFNEAVADFIARVEAGRWPARDPRSYRK, from the coding sequence ATGCCCACCGCGACCACGAAAGACGGCGTAAAGCTCTATTACGAGGAGGCGGGCCGCGGCTCGCCGATCCTGTTCTGCCATGAGTTCGCCGGCGACTATCGCAACTGGGAGCCGCAGATGCGGTTCCTGTCGCGGCGGCATCGCTGCATCACCTACTCGGCGCGCGGCTACAAGCCTTCCGACGTGCCGAAGGACTCGATGGATTACAGCTACAAGCACTGGTCGGCCGATGCGATCGCGGTGCTCGATCATCTGAAGATCGACAAGGCGCATGTCGTCGGCCTGTCGATGGGCGGCTACACCGTGATCCAGATCGGGCTCGATTATCCGCAGCGCGCGCTGTCGCTGGTCGCGGCCGGCGCAGGCTCGGGCTCCGAGCGTGCGCAGACGGAAGAATTCCGCAGGCATTCGAAGATGCTCGCCGACGAGTTCATCGCCAAAGGCTCGCCCGAGGTGGTGAAGACCTATGGGCTGAGCCCCGCACGCATCCCGTTCGAGGTCAAGGATCCGCGCGGCTTCGCGGAGTTCAACCGGATGTTCTCCGAGCATGACTCGCTCGGCTCCGGCAACACCATGCGCGGCTTCCAGGCCGAGCGGCCGTCGATCTACGATTTCGAGGACCGCATCCGGAAGATCACGGTGCCGATGCTGATCGTCGTGGGCGACGAGGACGAGCCGTGCCTCGAGCCGAGTTTCCTGCTCAAGCAATGGGTGCCGACGTCGGGTCTCCTGGTGATGCCCAAGACCGGCCACGTGGTGAACCAGGAGGAGCCGGCGCTGTTCAACGAGGCGGTGGCGGATTTCATCGCGCGCGTGGAAGCGGGACGCTGGCCGGCGCGCGATCCGAGGTCGTATCGGAAATAA